Below is a genomic region from Deinococcus koreensis.
TCCAGGATCTGCAGCTCATCGTCCACCACCAGCAGCCGCAGACCGGGGGTGGCGGTCGGCGGCGTCATGCTCCACCCGCGCTCACCACGGTTCGGTTCCGGCCCTTTCGGCCCTGGCCACGCTCATGGCAGGACGGCCAGGGGGTTGATGGCCTGCTGCCCGGCCCTGACCTCGAAATGCAGATGGGGGCCGGTACAAATGCCGCTGCAGCCGACATAGCCGATCAGTTGCCCCTGGGCGACGGTCTGGCCGGCGTAGACCGCCACGCGGCTCATGTGGCCGTAGACCAGGGTGGTCGCGCCACTGACCGTGAAGACGTTCAGGCCGTAGTCCCCGTACCCGCTCCGGCTGACCTGCCCCGCCGCCGCCGCGTACACGGGGGAGCCGTAGGGGGCTGCCAGATCGATGCCGCCGTGAAAGACCTGCTGGTGGAAGGCGATGTCCTGCTCGCCGAAGCGGCTGGTCAGCCGGTAGGAGCGCATCGGCCAGATCAGCGCGCCCTGGCCGGTGGAGGCGCGCTGCACGGTGGCGGCCGGCCGGGACGCGGCGGCGCGGGCCGCCTCGCGGGCGCGCTCGGCGGCGGCGGCCTGCGCCGCCTCCAGCTGGGCCTGGCGTTCGTAGGCCCGGATCCTGGCCTGCCGCTCCTCGCTGCGCTGCCAGGCGAGGTAACGCTCGTACTGCGCCTGGCGCTGGTACAGCGCTTCCAGACGGAGGCGCTCCTGGCCCTTTTTCCACAATACGAAGCGCTCGTATTTCTTCTGTCGCTCGCCGGCCAGGGCCGCGCGGCGCTGGGCCTCCCGGCGGGCCATGAGCTGCTGCTGGTAGCCCTCGGCCCGCAGCCCGGGCAGCAGGAGTTCGTCGCCCACGCTCATCTCGGTGGGCAGCACCCCGTTGGCCTGCGCGGTGGCCACCAGGTCGGCGCCGTAGCCCGCGATCAGCGACAGCGCGCTCTGCCCGGGCTTGATGCGGATCAGCACGCCGCGGGCGCCGACCGGCACGTTCAGGGTCTCGCCGACATGCACGCGGTCGAGGCTGGGGCGATCCAGATTGACGCTGAGCAGATCCACGACCGGCAGGCCGAAGCGCCGCGCGATCCCGGCCAGGGTGTCGCCCGGCTGCACGGCGTAGGTCTGCACGGAGGCGGGACGCAGGGGGGCGCGCGCCATGACGGCCTGCGCCCCGGTGCGGGGGTAGGCCACACGGGCCAGGCGCGTCCGGCCCTGGGGCGGCAGCAGCCGCACGGCACCGGCGCTGACGCCGTACCGCCGGGCCAGTTCCGCCGCCCTGATCTGGGGCGCCACGACCAGGGTCAGCGCCCGTTCGCCGGCGTCCCGCCGCAGGACGAGGTCGGGCGCGGGGGCCAGCAGCCTGGAGGGCTCCTGCAGGGGCGCCAGGACGCTCAGGCCGGCCAGTGCTGCAGGAGCAGGTGCTGAAGGGGCGGGTGCGGGCGAGCGGGCCGAGCCGGACGCGGACAGGACGAGTGCTGCACAGAGGCCCCAGGACATCAGGGGGCGAACCACACGGGGGAAACGGACGGACAAATTCAGCTCCAGGGGGAAAGGGCGGGGCGTCAACCGCCCGCGAGCCCTTGCAGGAATTCCACGTTGTTGCGGGTCTTGCCCATGCGCGAGAGCAGCATCTCCATGGCGTCGGCGGGATCCATGTCGCTGATGACCTTGCGCAGCAGCCACATCTTCTTCAAGACCTCGGGCTGCAGCAGCAGCTCCTCGCGGCGGGTGCCGGACTTCAGGATGTCCAGGGCCGGGAAGATGCGGCGCTCTTCCAGGCGGCGCGAGAGCACCAGTTCGGCGTTGCCCGTGCCCTTGAACTCCTCGAAGATCACGTCGTCCATGCGCGAGCCGGTCTCGACCAGGGCGGTCGCCAGGATGGTCAGCGAGCCGCCCTCGCGGATGTTGCGGGCCGCTCCCAGGAAGCGCTTGGGCCAGTGCAGGGCGTTGGAATCCAGGCCGCCGGAGAGCGTGCGACCGGTGGGCGGCGTGACCAGGTTGTTGGCGCGGGCCAGCCGGGTGATCGAGTCGAGCAGGATCACCACGTGTCCGCCCTCCTCGACGATGCGGCGGGCGCGCTCGTGTACGAACTCGGCCACCCGGACGTGGTGCTGGGGCGGCTCGTCGAAGGTGCTGGCGACGACCTGCGCGCCCTGCACGCTCTCGCGGAAGTCGGTCACTTCCTCGGGCCGCTCGTCGACCAGCAGCACCATCACGGTCACGTCGGGATAGTTGCGGGTGATGGAGTTGGCGATCTTCTTGAGCAGCGTGGTCTTCCCGGCCTTGGGGGGCGCCACGATCAGGGCGCGCTGCCCCCGCCCGATGGGCACCAGCAGATCCACCACGCGCAGGCTCAGGCCGTCGTCGGTGCCGGGTTCCTCCAGCACGAGCTGGGCGTCCGGGAAGGTGGGGGTCAGGTCGTCGAATTTGGGGCGCCGGCGGGCGGCGTCCGGATCGAGGCCGTTGACCGCCTCGACCTGACCCAGCGAGCCGTAGCGCTCGTTCTCGCGGGCCTTGCGCGCCCGGCCGATGATCTGGTCGCCGGTTCGCAGATGATACTTCTTGATCACACCGGCCGGCACCAGCACCGAGCGAGACTGCTGGTCGAGCAGATCGGACTGCAGGAAGCCGTAGCCGTCGGGGCTGATCTCCAGGTAGCCCTGGGCCAGCAGCTGGCCCTCGGCGTCGGCCTGGTGCTGCATGATCGCGAGCGCCAGCGCGTCTTTCTTCAGCTTGCGGTAGTTCTCGATGCCGTAGCCTGCGGCGATCAGGTGCAGTTCGGGCAGAATTTTCTGCTGCAACTCGTGGAAAGGCAGAGTCTGGTGGGCGGCGTCGGTCATGACCGCGGCCCCGTGCCCGCGCTGGCACACGTCTCGATGGCCACACCGGGTCGGCCGTCCCAGGCGCTTGATTCACGGCTTCCAGACCGGATCGCCGTATTCCTGAAGCTGTTCATGGTCATCTCCTGAATGTCGATTGTAACCGGCTTTCCTGTAAAGGTGCGGGGGGAAGGACACAGGACACCGGCCGGATCGTTGCCGTGAACCGGGTGAACGCGTCTGATCGCTGTTTGAATAATCCTTTTTGAACTGAGATGAACCGAGACTCGCCGGGCGATCCGGGAGCGGCCCTGGGGGCCGGGTGTGGTTCTTCCCTGGGACAGGCGTTCAGGGCGACCGGCCACCTGGCGCATTGACCCGGTGTGTCCGGCGACCTACCATACATCCAGCTCCAGCGGTCTTTCGTGGGGCGAAGCAGCATCCAGGCGACCGAGAGGACAGTAGGTCGGGACGGGTGGCCACAGCGAGCCGGGGACAGTGAGAGCCCGGCGCCCGCCCCCCGCACTGAAGATCACCTCCCGCGCCGGCGGAAGAACGGCCCCCCCAGGCCCACTAGACCCGCCCGGACGCCCCCCGACAGAGGGCCTGCAACGAGGCTCCTGTGAGGAGTGAAGTTGGGTGGTACCACGCGCCGGCAGGCCGCGTCCCAGCACACGCTGAGGCGCGGCCTGCCGCTGCGGCACCGACCCCACTCCCGGAGGCACGTCCATGCACATGACCAGTATTCCCTTCGGCACCACCGACTGGGCGGCCGTCGAAACCACCGTCCACGCTGGGGAAACCGGGCAGGCGCTCTGGCGCACCCAGGTCTTCGGCGACAGCCAGATCCGCGTGCGGCTGGTCGAGTACTCCGCCGGATACGTCTCGGATCACTGGTGCCACAAGGGACATGTGCTGTTCGTGCTGGACGGCGAACTCCACACCGAGCTGCAGGACGGCCGCACCTTCACCCTGACGCCCGGCATGAGCTATCAGGTCGCCGACGGCGCCGAGGCCCACCGCTCGCGCACCCGAACCGGCGCGCGGCTGTTCATCGTGGACTGACCCGGCGGCCGACCTCCCCCACCCCTTTCCCACCCACCCAGGAGCCCCCATGACCACCCAGGACACCCCCCACCTCCCCGGCCAGACCATGTTCACGCCCGTTCAGCCGAACCCCAGTTTCCCCAGGATGGAAGAAGAGCTGCTGACGTGGTGGCAGGAGAAGCGCATCTTCGAGCGCTCGATGGAGGCGACCAGGGGCGGCCCGAGCTTCACCTTCTACGAGGGGCCGCCCACCGCCAACGGGGTGCCGGGCATCCACCACGTCGAGGCGAGATCCCTGAAGGACCTCTTTCCGCGCTTCAAGACCATGCAGGGCTACTCGGTGCCGCGCAAGGCGGGCTGGGATACCCACGGGTTGCCGGTGGAGATCGCTGTCGAGAAGAAGCTGGGCCTGAAGTCCAAGCGCGAGGTGGAGGCCTACGGCATCGACCGCTTCAACGCCGAGTGCCGCGCCACGGTCTTCGAGTACGAGCAGGACTGGCGCAAATTTACGGAGCGCATGGCCTACTGGGTCAACCTGGACGAGCCCTACATGACGCTGCACCCGAACTACATCGAGAGCGTGTGGTGGAGCGTCAAGCGGCTCGACGAGAAGGGCCTGCTGTATAAGGGCTTCCGGGTCGCGCCCTACTGCCCGAAGGACGGCACGACGCTCTCCAACGCCGAGGTCAGCGAGGGCTACAAGGACATCCAGGATCCCAGCATCTACGTGACCTTCGCGCTGCGCGATCCGGCGGCCCTGGGGCTGGACGCGGGCGCGGCCTTCCTGGTCTGGACGACCACCCCCTGGACGCTGCCCTACAACGTGGGCGTGGCCCTGCACCCGGACTTCGAGTACGTGGCGGCGAAGGACAGGGAGGGGCGCACGCTGATCCTGGCGCGCTCGCTGCTCGCCGAGGTGCTGGGCGAGGACGCCGAGGTCGTGAAGATGTTCCGGGGCACCGAGCTGGAGCGCGTGGCCTACGAGCCGCCCTTCACCGAGGCCTACGAGGCCGAGGGCGAGGGCCGGCCGGTCTGGATGAGCGGCCTGGACACCTACGTGTCGGATTCCGACGGCACCGGCATCGTGCACACGGCGCCGGCCTTCGGGGAGGACGACATGCGCCTCGCCCGTACCTACGGCTTTCCGGTGATCGTGGGGGTGGACGAGACCGGCAAGCACCGCTTCGGGCCGTGGGCGGGCGTGTTCTTCCGCGACGCGAACACCGAGATCGTGCGCGACCTGCGGGCGCGGGGGGTGATGTGGAAAGAGAAGAACTTCATGCACTCGTACCCGCACTGCTGGCGCTGCGGCACGCCGCTGATGTACTACGCGACCGAGAGCTGGTACCTGAACAACACCTCGATGAAGGCCCGCCTGATCGAGCTGAACCAGACCATCGACTGGCACCCCGCGCACATCAGGAACGGCCGCTACGGCGGCTGGCTGGAGAACCTGATCGACTGGAACCTGAGTCGCAACCGCTACTGGGGCACGCCGCTGCCGATCTGGGAGGCCGAGGACGGCGAATACCGGGTGATCGGTTCGTATGCCGAGCTGGCCGAGCTGAGCGGGCGCCCCGAGGTGGCCGGCCCCGACTTCGACCCGCACCGCCCCTACGTGGACGACGTGACCTTCGAACAGGGCGGCAAGACCTTCCGGCGCGTGCCCTACGTCATGGACGTCTGGTACGACTCGGGCTCGATGCCCTTCGCGCAGCACCACTACCCCTTCGAGAACAGGGAACTGTTCGAGGGGGGCGGCTTCCCGGCCGACTACATCGCCGAGGCCATCGACCAGACGCGCGGCTGGTTCAACTCGCTGCACCAGATCGGCACCATGGTCTTCGACTCGGTGGCCTACAAGTCGGTGATCTGCGCCGGGCACTTCCTGGACGAGAAGGGGCAGAAGATGTCCAAGTCCAAGGGGAACGTGCTGAACCCCTGGGACGTGTTCGAGGCGTACGGGGCCGACGCGGCGCGCTGGTACACCTACGTGTCCGCGCCGCCCGAGCTGTCGCGGCGGGTGGGCCTGAACGTGATCGGCGAGTCGTTTCGCTCGTACTTCCTGACGCTCTGGAACACCTACTCGTTTTTCGTGCTGTACGCGAATCTGGATCGGCCCGATCTGGACGCCGCGCCGCCCGCCGCCGAGCGGCCCGAGGTGGATCGCTGGCTGCTCGCCAAGGTGCAGGCGCTGGTGAAGACGGTGACGGGCGCGCTGGAGAACTACGATCCCACCACGTCCAGCCGGGCGCTGCAGGAGTTCGTGGTCGAGGACCTCAGCAACTGGTACGTGCGGCGCAACCGCCGGCGCTTCTGGGCCGGGGACGGGCAGGTGGACGTGAGCGCCTACGCCACGCTGCACACCGCGCTCGTCACGGTGACGCAGCTCACGGCGCCCTTCACGCCCTTCCTGGCCGAGACGCTGTACCAGAATCTGGTGCGCAGCGCCTCACCCGGCGCGCCCGAGAGCGTCCATCTGGGGTCATGGCCGCTGGTGGACGACTCGCTCAGCGCGCCCGCGCTCGTGGGCGAGATGGACGCCGTGCTGCGGGTCGTGAGCCTGGGCCGGGCGGTGCGGGGGCAGACCGGCCTGCGACAGCGCCAGCCGCTCCCTAAGGTGATGCTGCGGGCCCGCACGGCCGAGATGACCCGCGCCCTGGGCCGCTTCGAGGGCCAGATCCGGGAGGAGCTGAACGTCAAGGAGGTCGAGTTGCTCGACCAGTACGCCGAACTCGTGAGTTACCAGCTGCGCCCCAACCTGGCGCTGCTGGGCAAGAAGTTCGGCAAGGCCGTGCCCCAGGTGCGCGCGGCGCTGGCGGCGGCGGACGCCTCGGAGGTCGCCCGCGCCGTGCGCGACGGCAAGTTCTTCGAGGTGGTCAGTCCTGAGGGCGAGCGCTACGAGCTGGGGCCGGACGAGGTGCTGGTGGACGCGAAGAGCCCCGAGGGCTTCGCCGCCCAGGAGGAGGCGGGCTATCTGGTCGCCTTCGACACCACCCTGACCCGCGAGCTGGAGCTGGAGGGCCTGGCCCGCGACCTGGTGCGCGGCATTCAGGACGGTCGGAAGGGCGCCGGCTTCCAGGTCTCCGACCGCATCACCCTGCACCTGGAGCTGGACGGCGACGCCCGCGAGGCCGCCGAGGCGTGGCAGGAGTACCTGATGTCGGAAACGCTGGCCGAGACGCTGGTGTTCGGAGTCGCCGAGGGCTTCCGGGCCGAGGTCGAGGGCGGCGCGGCGTATCTGGCGAAGGTGGAGGCCAGCGGCCTGACCACGGACGCCTGATGGCGACGGAACTCAAGCCCGTGGTCACCGCCGAGGACACCCTGGAACGCCTGGACATCCGGCTGGGCCGGGTGGTGGAGGTTCAGCCGGAGCCGGGCGCAGCGAAAGCGTCCTACCGCCTGACGGTGGACTTCGGGAAGTTCGGGCGGCGTCTCAGCGTGGGGCGCTTCACGGGCCACACGCCGGAGGAGCTGCTGGGCCGGCAGGTTCTGGGTGTGTTGAATTTCGAGCCGCGCGCCGTCGGCACGGCGATCTCGGAGGTGCTGATCCTGGGGGTTCAGTTTCCGGGAGCGGCCAGTGGCGAGGCGACGTTCCTGACGCCGGCGGTGGAGGCGCGGCTCGGCAGCAAGGTGTTCTGAGGCGAGAGGGAGCGGGGCGATGTCTGATGGAAAGACACCGCCCCGCTCCCCCGATACCGACGCGGGCTCTACGCCATCGGGCAGGCCATGAAGCCGTAGGTGCCGGGGCCGACGTGGGCGCCGATCACCGGGCCGATCAGCTGCACGCGGCCCTTGCGGACGTTCAGGCCGCTGGAGGCGACCGCCGTGCGCAGCGCGTTGATGCGGCCCGAGTCGCGGCCGGCGTGGGCGATGGTCACGGAGATGGGCTCGTGGCCGAAGCGGGCGCGTAGCTGCTCCAGCATGTCGCTGGAGGCCTGATCCGCCTTGATGCGGCGCACGGCCTTGAGTTCGCCGTGGCTGAACTGCAGGATAGGCCGCACCCCCAGCATGTTCGCCATGAACTCCTGCGCCCGGCCGATGCGCCCGCCCCGGCGCAGGTACTCCAGCGAGGCCACGCTGAATTCCGCGAACATCTCCTCGCCCACGGTCTGCACGGCCTGGACAGCATCCAGGTGGGAGCCGCCGCGCTGCACGGTGGCCTGGGCAGCCATCACGGCCTCGGCCAGCGGCGTACTGGCCAGCTCACTGTCGACCACGTGGATGCGGTGGCGGCCGTCGAGGCTGCGGGCCGCCTGCTGGGCGTGGCGCACGGTATCCGACAGCTTGCCCGAGAGATGGATGCTCACCACGTGATCGTGGGTCTGCAGCAGTTCCTCGTATTTGCGGACGAAGGCCTCCACCTCGACCGGGGCGGTGGTGGCCATGCCGCCGGTCTTCATGTGGTCGTACACGGCGTCCGGGTCGATCTCCTGCCAGTCGAGCATCCGGCGTTCACGCAGACTGACCGTCAGGGGAAGCAGATGGATGCCCAGCTGCCGCGCACTGTCCGGGGGCAGGTCGCACGTCGAGTCGGTCAGCACAGCGATCATACTGAGAGTCTGATGTGCAGAAAAAAAGTTTTCCGTGAGATATTCTGCGTCTTCACTTCACACAGCTTAATGAAGTAATTGGTGACAATGGTGAAAGAGGGTCGCCTGGCCCGGGGCTCCTGCCCGGTTCCCCCTGGAATTACGGACGGCCCCCCAGGCGGCCTCTATACTCCGCAGTCATGACCGCTTGCTCTCATCCGTCTCCGGCCGGGCGCCGCCGATGAAGGTGGCCGTGCTCTGCCACGCCAGTGCCGGCGGCTCCGGCGTGGTGGCCACCGAACTGGGCCTGATGGTGGCCCGCGCCGGACACGAGGTTCACTTCGTGGGCTCGGCCCAGCCGTTCCGGCTCTCGGGTCACGGGGGCATGGCCGGCCCCTACTTCCATCAGGTCAGTTCGTTCGCCTACGCCCTGTTCGAGCAGCCCTTTCCCGAACTGGCCGCCGCGAACACCCTCACCGAGGTGATCCTGGAGCACGAGGTCGAGCTGTCGCACGCGCACTACGCGATTCCGCACGCGACCGCCGCCATCCATGCCAAGGCCATCACCGGCCGCTCGCGCGTCATGACCACCCTGCACGGCACCGACGTCACGCTGGTGGGCGCCGAGCCCGCCTTCCGGCACACGACCCGCCACGCCATCGAGCGCAGCGACCACGTGACGGCCGTGTCGCACTTCCTGGCCCAGCAGACCCAGGAACTGTTCGGCACCGGGCGCGAGATCGAGGTGATCCACAACTTCGTGGATGCCGAGCGCTTCCAGCGCATTCCCGACCCGGCGGTGCGGGCCCGCTTCGCCCACCCGGACGAGGCGCTGCTGGTGCATGTCAGCAACTTCCGCCCGGTCAAGCGGGTCGAGGACGTGGTGCAGGTGTTTTCCCGCGTGGCGAGCGAGATGCCCGCCCGCCTGCTGATGATCGGCGACGGCCCGGATCGCCCGCGCGCCTTCGAACTCGCGCAGCAGCTCGGGATCATCGGCCGCACCCACTTCCTGGGCTCGTTTCCCGATGTCGAGACGGTGCTGGGCATCTCCGACCTGTTCCTGTTGCCGAGCAGCAAGGAGAGCTTCGGGCTGGCCGCGCTGGAGGCCATGAGCTGCGAGGTACCGGTGGTCGCGGCGCGGGCAGGCGGGATTCCCGAGGTGGTCGAGAACGGCCTGACGGGGGTGCTGTGCGCGGTGGGCGACGTGGACGGCATGGCCCACGCGGCGCTGAGGATTCTGCGCGACCGCGACCTGTACCTGCAGATGGGCCGCGCCGGGAGGCAGGCCGCCCTGACCCGGTTCCACCCGAACCTGATCGTGCCCCAGTACCTCCGGGCCTACGAGCGGACGATCACGGGCTGATCCGGGTCAGGCGGACGCGGAGGCGCGTTCGGCCACGGCTCAGGGTGCCCGGATCACCTGATCCGGTGCGCCGCCAGTGGAGGCCGCCGAGTCCAGAGGACGCAAGTCGGAACGTAGCCAGCCTCAGCCGCTCACAGGCGACGCCCTCGTTCCCCTTCCCGTCATGGGACGCGTTTGGAACGGTTGCGGAGAGGGTGTTGGGGAGGGATGCTGACAGTCTCGTAACGCGGTCGCTGAACAACTCGGTTGGTGCTGTCCGGGACGCCATCTAAGTTCTTCCCCGCTGCTGCGCAACTCTCCGAGTCCCAGCCTCCCCCGCCAGGAGGGAGGAGCCAAAAACCTCGTGGTCATCGCCTTTGGAAAGGCACTCAGCCGAGACAGTCCGGACTCCTGGTTGGAGAGGATGAGGGTCAGGGGGGGGAGGAAGCCAGTCCAGTTTCAAATCCTCACTTCTCGGCGGAGGGTCTCCTCGTACCAAATAACAACAGGCCCCGCCGGGGGGCCTGTTCAGGCTCTGTGAATCCGATTTCTTGAATCCGACTTCAGCGGCCCATGCGGACGGACACGGCGCGGTCGTCTGTGAAGGGCGTGACCTTGACCGCCCGGCCGACGTCCACGATATAGGCGTTCCAGCCGCGTTTGAGGGCGGCCTCGTAGCCCTTGTTCGCCGTCACCTTGACGTCGGCGTTCACCCAGACCACGAACAGGGTCGCCTTCCCCACGTTCGGCGCGACCTCACGCAGCGTTTCGGCGTCGTCGTGACGGCCGTTCTGGTTCTGATCCTGGTAGGCGAAGAATTTCAGCTCGGCCGACTGCACCGGGGCGCTGACGGCCACGGGGTCGATCACGCCGGGCCAGGAGACGTTCTGCGGGGTCAGGTTGACCTGGGCGCGGGCGGTCGGGGCCGTGGCGGGCAGCTCCAGCCTGAAGCGGCCGCCCTCGACCGGCACGCTCACGACCTCCTGCAGGGGCTGACCAAAGGGGGTGACCACGAAGCCGCTGATCCGCGTATCGGCCCCGGCCCCCTCGACCGTCCCCGTCACAGTGAGGGCGGCCGCCTGACCGGCAGTCAGGGTGAGCAGGAACGGAACGAGCAGACGGCGGTTCATGGCCTCAGTGTACGCAGGGGGCTGACCCGCATGTGACCCGAGATGACGATTTCTTCATGCTGCGTGAACGGCGGTGGGGGGACGACGCCCCCTGGGCACCGTCCCCCCATCCTGAGCTGTCTTTACAGCTTCAGCGCCTGCTTCACCAGATCGATGATCTGGGGCATGGTGTCGGCCACCGGCACGTTCGCGGCCCCGAAGGCGGCGAGCTTACTCTCCGGCGTGCCCACGTTGCCCATGATGATGGCGCCGGCGTGGCCCATGCGCTTGCCCGCCGGAGCGGAGCGGCCGCTGATGAAGGCCACGACGGGCTTTTTCATGTGCGCGGCGATGTACTCGGCCGCCGCTTCCTCGTCGGCGCCGCCGATCTCGCCGATCACGATCACGGCGTCGGTGTCCGGGTCGGCCTCGAACATGGGGAGTACGTCGGCGAAGGTCGTGCCGATGACCGGGTCGCCGCCGATCCCCACGGTGGTGCTGGTGCCCAGGCCGGCGTCGTTCAGCAGCTTGGCGGCCTCGTAGGTCAGGGTGCCCGAACGGCTGATCAGGCCGATGCGGCCCGGCTTCTCGTAGATGCGGTTGGGCATGATGCCCACCTTGGCTTCCCCGTTGGTGACCAGACCGGGGCAGTTGCCGCCGATCAGCCGGATGCCCTGGCCGCCCCCGGCGCGGCTGGCGGCGTCCAGCGCCTTCACTTCCTGCACGGCCTTCATCATGTCGATGGTCGGCACGCCCTCGGTGATCAGCACGATCAGCGGGATGCCAGCGTGGGCAGCCTCCAGCACGGCGTCGGCGGCGCCCGCGGGAGGAACGAAGATGATGCTCACGTTGGCGCCGGTCGCGGCCTTGGCCTCGGCCACGGAGTTAAACACTGGCCAGCCCTCGAAGTCCGTGCCGCCCTTGCCGGGGGTCACGCCCGCGACGACCTGGGTGCCGAATTCCTTCATGGCGCGCGAGTGGCTCGCCCCTTCACGGCCGGTCATGCCCTGCACGATGACCTTGCTGTCCTTGTTGACGAGAATGCCCATTATTTGGCCTCCGAGGCGTTGGCTTCCTTGGCGGCCTCGTCGGCGGCCTCGAACATGGTGGAGTACATCTGGATCAGCGGGGAGTTGACCTCGGCCAGCAGGGCCTTGGCCTCGTCCTCAGCGGTGCCGGCGATCCGCATCCGCACGGGCTTGGTCAGGATGCCGTCTTTCAGCGCCTGGATGACGCCCTTGGCGACCTCGTCGGCGCGGGTGATGCCGCCGAAGATGTTGATGAAGATGGCCCTGACGTCGCTGTCCTTGGAGACCAGCTTGATGGCGTTGTACACGATGTCGGCCTTGGCGCCGCCGCCGATGTCGAGGAAGTTGGCGGGCTTGGCCCCGGCGCGGTTCACGACGTCCAGCGAGGTCATCACGATGCCGGCTCCGTTGCCCAGCACGCCGACGTTGCCGTGGTCGAGCTTGACGTAGGCGAAGCCGTACTTGCTGGCCTCGATCTCCAGGGGGTGCTCGGCTTCCAGTTCGCGCCAGTCGGCGAGATCCTTGTGGCGGTACATGGCGTTGTCGTCGATCTCGAACTTGGTGTCCAGCGCCAGCGGCACGCCGTCCGGGCCGACGAACAGCGGGTTGATCTCGACCAGCACGGCGTCGCGGGCGAAGGCGGCCTCGCTCATCTTGACCATCATGTCGGCGATCTTGTTCAGGTTGCCCTTGAAGCCCGCCTTGATGGCCACCTCGCGCGCCTCGTAGGGGCGCAGGCCGGTGACCGGATCGACGCGGTGCTTGATGATCTTCTCGGGGGTCGCGGCGGCCACTTCCTCGATCTCCATGCCGCCCTCGGCCGAGGCCATCAGCGTGAAGCTCTGCTCGTTGCGGTCGACGATCATGCCGACGTAGTACTCGGTGCCGGCGTCGATGTCCACGGCCTTGGTGACCAGCACCTTGTTCACGGTCAGGCCCTTGATGTCCATGCCGAGAATCTTTTCGCCGTTCTCGAAGGCCTTGTCGGCGTCCGGGCTGAATTTCACGCCGCCCGCCTTGCCGCGCCCGCCCACGTGCACCTGCGCCTTCACCACGACCGCCTGACCGTAGTCACGGGCGATCTGACGCACCTCGTCGGGGGTCTGGGCGACCCGGCCGTCCTGCACGTTCACGCCGAACTGGCGCAAAATGTCCTTGCCCTGATACTCGTGAAGTTTCACGGTCTTGCCTCCTGAGGGTTGTATGAGGGGAGTTCTCTGAGTTGCTGGCCGCCTCGCGGGCCGACTGCTGT
It encodes:
- a CDS encoding peptidoglycan DD-metalloendopeptidase family protein — its product is MSVRFPRVVRPLMSWGLCAALVLSASGSARSPAPAPSAPAPAALAGLSVLAPLQEPSRLLAPAPDLVLRRDAGERALTLVVAPQIRAAELARRYGVSAGAVRLLPPQGRTRLARVAYPRTGAQAVMARAPLRPASVQTYAVQPGDTLAGIARRFGLPVVDLLSVNLDRPSLDRVHVGETLNVPVGARGVLIRIKPGQSALSLIAGYGADLVATAQANGVLPTEMSVGDELLLPGLRAEGYQQQLMARREAQRRAALAGERQKKYERFVLWKKGQERLRLEALYQRQAQYERYLAWQRSEERQARIRAYERQAQLEAAQAAAAERAREAARAAASRPAATVQRASTGQGALIWPMRSYRLTSRFGEQDIAFHQQVFHGGIDLAAPYGSPVYAAAAGQVSRSGYGDYGLNVFTVSGATTLVYGHMSRVAVYAGQTVAQGQLIGYVGCSGICTGPHLHFEVRAGQQAINPLAVLP
- the rho gene encoding transcription termination factor Rho, whose protein sequence is MTDAAHQTLPFHELQQKILPELHLIAAGYGIENYRKLKKDALALAIMQHQADAEGQLLAQGYLEISPDGYGFLQSDLLDQQSRSVLVPAGVIKKYHLRTGDQIIGRARKARENERYGSLGQVEAVNGLDPDAARRRPKFDDLTPTFPDAQLVLEEPGTDDGLSLRVVDLLVPIGRGQRALIVAPPKAGKTTLLKKIANSITRNYPDVTVMVLLVDERPEEVTDFRESVQGAQVVASTFDEPPQHHVRVAEFVHERARRIVEEGGHVVILLDSITRLARANNLVTPPTGRTLSGGLDSNALHWPKRFLGAARNIREGGSLTILATALVETGSRMDDVIFEEFKGTGNAELVLSRRLEERRIFPALDILKSGTRREELLLQPEVLKKMWLLRKVISDMDPADAMEMLLSRMGKTRNNVEFLQGLAGG
- a CDS encoding DHCW motif cupin fold protein, with the protein product MTSIPFGTTDWAAVETTVHAGETGQALWRTQVFGDSQIRVRLVEYSAGYVSDHWCHKGHVLFVLDGELHTELQDGRTFTLTPGMSYQVADGAEAHRSRTRTGARLFIVD
- the ileS gene encoding isoleucine--tRNA ligase, translated to MTTQDTPHLPGQTMFTPVQPNPSFPRMEEELLTWWQEKRIFERSMEATRGGPSFTFYEGPPTANGVPGIHHVEARSLKDLFPRFKTMQGYSVPRKAGWDTHGLPVEIAVEKKLGLKSKREVEAYGIDRFNAECRATVFEYEQDWRKFTERMAYWVNLDEPYMTLHPNYIESVWWSVKRLDEKGLLYKGFRVAPYCPKDGTTLSNAEVSEGYKDIQDPSIYVTFALRDPAALGLDAGAAFLVWTTTPWTLPYNVGVALHPDFEYVAAKDREGRTLILARSLLAEVLGEDAEVVKMFRGTELERVAYEPPFTEAYEAEGEGRPVWMSGLDTYVSDSDGTGIVHTAPAFGEDDMRLARTYGFPVIVGVDETGKHRFGPWAGVFFRDANTEIVRDLRARGVMWKEKNFMHSYPHCWRCGTPLMYYATESWYLNNTSMKARLIELNQTIDWHPAHIRNGRYGGWLENLIDWNLSRNRYWGTPLPIWEAEDGEYRVIGSYAELAELSGRPEVAGPDFDPHRPYVDDVTFEQGGKTFRRVPYVMDVWYDSGSMPFAQHHYPFENRELFEGGGFPADYIAEAIDQTRGWFNSLHQIGTMVFDSVAYKSVICAGHFLDEKGQKMSKSKGNVLNPWDVFEAYGADAARWYTYVSAPPELSRRVGLNVIGESFRSYFLTLWNTYSFFVLYANLDRPDLDAAPPAAERPEVDRWLLAKVQALVKTVTGALENYDPTTSSRALQEFVVEDLSNWYVRRNRRRFWAGDGQVDVSAYATLHTALVTVTQLTAPFTPFLAETLYQNLVRSASPGAPESVHLGSWPLVDDSLSAPALVGEMDAVLRVVSLGRAVRGQTGLRQRQPLPKVMLRARTAEMTRALGRFEGQIREELNVKEVELLDQYAELVSYQLRPNLALLGKKFGKAVPQVRAALAAADASEVARAVRDGKFFEVVSPEGERYELGPDEVLVDAKSPEGFAAQEEAGYLVAFDTTLTRELELEGLARDLVRGIQDGRKGAGFQVSDRITLHLELDGDAREAAEAWQEYLMSETLAETLVFGVAEGFRAEVEGGAAYLAKVEASGLTTDA
- a CDS encoding tRNA-binding protein, giving the protein MATELKPVVTAEDTLERLDIRLGRVVEVQPEPGAAKASYRLTVDFGKFGRRLSVGRFTGHTPEELLGRQVLGVLNFEPRAVGTAISEVLILGVQFPGAASGEATFLTPAVEARLGSKVF
- a CDS encoding DegV family protein — translated: MIAVLTDSTCDLPPDSARQLGIHLLPLTVSLRERRMLDWQEIDPDAVYDHMKTGGMATTAPVEVEAFVRKYEELLQTHDHVVSIHLSGKLSDTVRHAQQAARSLDGRHRIHVVDSELASTPLAEAVMAAQATVQRGGSHLDAVQAVQTVGEEMFAEFSVASLEYLRRGGRIGRAQEFMANMLGVRPILQFSHGELKAVRRIKADQASSDMLEQLRARFGHEPISVTIAHAGRDSGRINALRTAVASSGLNVRKGRVQLIGPVIGAHVGPGTYGFMACPMA